Proteins found in one Triticum aestivum cultivar Chinese Spring chromosome 4D, IWGSC CS RefSeq v2.1, whole genome shotgun sequence genomic segment:
- the LOC123097392 gene encoding phosphatidylinositol 4-phosphate 5-kinase 4, which produces MLNLQLGIRHAVGKQGPITLDLKSSAFDPKEKVWTRFPPEGSKYTPPHSSCDFRWKDYCPQVFRTLRRLFKVDAADYMLSLCGDQALRELSSPGKSGSFFYLTSNDQYMIKTMKKAEVKIFLKMLRAYYNHVRSFENTLVTKFFGLHCVKLAGANQKKVRFVIMGNLFCSDHFIHRRFDLKGSSLGRTTDKPQTEIDEYTILKDLDLNFIFRLQKHWYQEFQRQVDKDCDFLEQENIMDYSLLVGVHFRDKRVIMTEGSFDSDSSRGSSPHLSPHLSRGDTDPNRLSKIKLGSNMPTKAELTIRKSDCEPQLIGEPTGELYDVILYFGIIDILQDYDISKKLEHAYKSFQYDPTSISAVDPKQYSRRFKDFVYKAFQEDKVDI; this is translated from the exons ATGCTCAACCTCCAGCTCGGCATCAG ACACGCAGTAGGAAAGCAAGGACCTATTACGCTTGATCTGAAGTCATCAGCTTTTGACCCAAaggagaaagtatggacaaggttCCCTCCAGAAGGCTCAAAATACACCCCTCCACACAGTTCTTGCGATTTTAGATGGAAAGATTACTGCCCGCAAGTATTCCG GACATTGCGCAGGTTGTTCAAGGTTGATGCAGCAGATTATATGTTATCCCTTTGTGGCGACCAGGCTCTCCGGGAGCTATCATCCCCTGGTAAGAGTGGAAGCTTCTTTTATCTCACGAGCAATGATCAGTACATGATAAAGACGATGAAGAAAGCTGAAGTAAAG ATATTTCTGAAGATGCTTCGAGCTTACTACAATCATGTCCGGTCATTCGAAAACACTCTAGTCACCAAGTTTTTTGGTCTGCATTGTGTTAAGTTAGCCGGAGCTAACCAAAAGAAG GTTCGTTTTGTCATAATGGGAAATCTGTTCTGTTCTGATCACTTTATTCATAGGAGATTTGATTTGAAAGGCTCATCCCTTGGACGTACGACTGACAAGCCACAGACAGAAATAGACGAGTACACTATTTTAAAAGACCTTGATCTTAACTTTATATTTCGATTGCAAAAACACTGGTACCAAGAGTTCCAGAG ACAAGTCGACAAGGATTGCGATTTTCTCGAGCAGGAAAACATTATGGATTACAGTCTTTTGGTGGGTGTACATTTTAGAGACAAAAGAGTTATAATGACTGAAG GTTCCTTTGACAGTGATAGCAGCAGAGGATCATCACCCCACCTATCACCTCACCTATCTAGAGGAGATACTGATCCAAACAG GTTGTCCAAGATAAAGCTCGGGTCGAACATGCCAACAAAAGCTGAATTGACAATTCGAAAGAGTGATTGTGAACCACAACTTATTGGAGAACCTACCGGGGAGTTGTACGATGTTATATTGTACTTTGGGATTATAGACATACTTCAGGACTATGATATCAGCAAAAAGCTTGAGCATGCATACAAGTCTTTCCAATATGACCCAACGTCTATTTCAGCAGTAGATCCAAAACAGTATTCCAGGCGCTTTAAAGATTTTGTATACAAAGCGTTCCAAGAAGACAAGGTAGACATCTGA